The following proteins are co-located in the Labrys monachus genome:
- the glpK gene encoding glycerol kinase GlpK, translating into MTRYVGSIDQGTTSTRFIIFDRGGDIISIAQKEHEQIYPRPGWVEHDPVEIWRNTQEVIAGALAQKGLTAGDLACVGITNQRETAIVWDRRTGLPLHNAVVWMDTRTDQLVAHFAAEGGQDRLRARTGLPLATYFSGLKLRWLLDNVPAVRKAAESGDLLFGTADSWVVWNLTGGTEGGRHLTDVTNASRTQMMDLETLDWDGEILDLFAIPRTCLPQIRSSSEVYGEGTGVLAGVPVAGILGDQQAALFGQACLQPGEAKNTYGTGCFMLMNTGHKPSHSSHGLLTTLAYKLGEDRAVYALEGSIAIAGALVQWLRDNLGLVKSAAEIEALATSVEDNGDVYFVPAFSGLYAPHWKESARGVIAGLTRFANKGHIARAALEATAYQTREVIDAMTKDSGVTIRELRVDGGMVVNEFLMQFQADILDVPVVRPRVVETTALGAAYAAGLATGYWHSTTDISDNWGIDKRWRPAMEESRREQLFAAWNKAVSCSLDWAV; encoded by the coding sequence ATGACCCGCTATGTGGGCTCGATCGATCAGGGCACGACAAGCACCCGGTTCATCATCTTCGACCGCGGCGGCGACATCATCTCCATCGCGCAGAAGGAACATGAGCAGATCTATCCGCGGCCGGGCTGGGTCGAGCATGATCCCGTGGAAATCTGGCGCAACACGCAGGAGGTGATCGCCGGAGCCCTGGCGCAAAAGGGGCTGACGGCGGGCGACCTCGCCTGCGTCGGCATCACCAACCAGCGCGAGACCGCGATCGTGTGGGACCGAAGGACCGGCCTGCCCCTGCACAATGCGGTGGTGTGGATGGATACCCGCACCGACCAGCTCGTGGCGCATTTCGCCGCCGAGGGCGGACAGGACCGCCTGCGCGCCAGGACGGGCCTGCCGCTCGCGACCTATTTCTCCGGCCTGAAGCTGCGCTGGCTGCTCGACAACGTCCCCGCCGTGCGCAAGGCGGCCGAGAGCGGCGACCTCCTGTTCGGCACTGCGGACAGCTGGGTGGTGTGGAACCTGACGGGCGGCACCGAGGGCGGGCGCCACCTCACCGACGTCACCAATGCCTCGCGCACGCAGATGATGGATCTGGAGACGCTGGACTGGGACGGCGAGATCCTCGATCTGTTCGCCATTCCCCGGACCTGCCTGCCGCAGATCCGCTCCTCCAGCGAGGTCTATGGCGAGGGAACCGGCGTGCTCGCCGGCGTGCCGGTCGCCGGCATCCTCGGCGACCAGCAGGCCGCCCTGTTCGGCCAGGCCTGCCTCCAGCCGGGCGAGGCCAAGAACACCTACGGCACCGGCTGCTTCATGCTGATGAACACCGGCCACAAGCCTTCCCATTCCAGCCACGGCCTGTTGACGACGCTCGCCTACAAGCTGGGCGAGGACCGGGCGGTCTATGCGCTGGAAGGCTCGATCGCCATCGCCGGCGCCCTGGTGCAATGGCTCCGCGACAATCTCGGCCTGGTGAAGAGCGCCGCGGAGATCGAGGCGCTGGCGACCTCGGTCGAGGACAATGGCGACGTCTATTTCGTGCCGGCCTTTTCGGGCCTCTATGCGCCCCATTGGAAGGAGAGCGCGCGCGGCGTCATCGCCGGCCTGACCCGTTTCGCCAACAAGGGGCATATCGCCCGCGCCGCCCTGGAGGCGACCGCCTACCAGACCCGGGAGGTCATCGATGCGATGACGAAGGATTCCGGCGTCACCATCCGGGAATTGCGCGTCGACGGCGGCATGGTCGTCAACGAGTTCCTGATGCAGTTCCAGGCCGATATCCTCGATGTTCCCGTGGTCCGGCCGCGCGTGGTCGAGACGACGGCGCTGGGCGCGGCCTATGCGGCGGGCCTGGCGACCGGCTATTGGCACTCGACCACGGACATTTCCGACAATTGGGGCATCGACAAGCGCTGGCGGCCGGCGATGGAGGAGAGCCGGCGCGAGCAGCTATTCGCCGCCTGGAACAAGGCGGTCAGCTGCTCGCTCGACTGGGCGGTGTGA
- a CDS encoding oxidoreductase — MPSNDPLLQPLTIRHLTLKNRVMSTSHAISYGEDAKPRERYQLYHEEKAKGGIGLTMFGGSSNVSTDSGSVFGQLYVGNDDIVPHFREFADRIHRHGTALMCQITHLGGRSHWRADNWLPTVAPSRYREPSHRGFTKEIDRHDIRRIVTEFGDAARRCREGGLDGVEVHVHGHLIGQFWSPLVNRRSDEFGGSLDNRCRFGLMVLEEIRRRVGDDFLVGIRMAVGEGREDGLRDEDYAEIARLHDRSGLIDFFNLTYGRIDTEVGLAHYMPGMHVGLSPQLAAVAAFNQNLTRPVFHAARINDLATARYAIQNGIVDLVGMTRAHIADPHIVEKIERGEEERIRPCVGATYCSWQRRCIHNPSIGNERTLPHRIVPAAARRRVVIVGAGPGGLEAARVCAERGHEVILFEAASKAGGQVLLASRMPLRRDLIGIVDWRLAEAERLGVTFRYNTYADAATVAAQEPDVVIIATGGVPDRMEDEIPGAALAQTVWDLLEAPKAAQGTILFYDGTGNITGAAAAEMLARQGASLVYVTPDHFVAQEASYLDRPFIMRELYKAGTPMHPDRRLRRIARSGNRLEAIFVNEYSDAEEAIVCDTIIVEAGTIPMDELYLDMRSASRNEGVTDIDAFIAGRRQNLPLNPEGRYEVHRIGDAVSSRDIHAAILDALRLCQNL; from the coding sequence ATGCCATCCAACGATCCGTTGCTCCAGCCCCTGACGATCAGGCATCTGACCCTGAAGAACCGGGTCATGAGCACCAGCCACGCCATCAGCTACGGCGAGGATGCCAAGCCAAGGGAACGCTACCAGCTCTATCACGAGGAGAAGGCGAAGGGCGGCATCGGCCTCACGATGTTCGGCGGGTCGTCCAACGTCTCCACGGATTCGGGCTCGGTGTTCGGCCAGCTCTATGTCGGCAATGACGACATCGTGCCCCATTTCCGCGAATTCGCCGACAGGATCCACCGCCACGGCACCGCGCTCATGTGCCAGATCACCCATCTCGGCGGCCGCAGCCACTGGCGCGCCGACAATTGGCTGCCGACGGTGGCGCCGTCCCGCTATCGGGAACCCTCGCATCGCGGCTTCACCAAGGAAATCGACCGCCACGACATCCGGCGGATCGTCACCGAATTCGGTGACGCCGCCCGGCGTTGCCGCGAAGGCGGGCTGGACGGCGTCGAGGTCCATGTCCACGGCCACCTGATCGGGCAGTTCTGGTCTCCCCTCGTCAACCGGCGCAGCGACGAGTTCGGCGGCTCGCTCGACAATCGCTGCCGCTTCGGGCTGATGGTGCTGGAGGAAATCCGCCGCAGGGTCGGCGACGATTTCCTCGTCGGCATCCGCATGGCGGTGGGCGAAGGCCGGGAGGACGGCCTAAGGGACGAGGACTATGCCGAGATCGCCAGGCTGCACGACCGCTCGGGCCTGATCGATTTCTTCAACCTCACCTATGGGCGGATCGATACCGAGGTCGGCCTCGCCCATTACATGCCGGGCATGCATGTGGGCTTGTCGCCCCAATTGGCGGCCGTCGCCGCCTTCAACCAGAACCTGACCCGGCCGGTCTTCCATGCCGCCCGCATCAACGACCTTGCCACCGCCCGCTATGCGATCCAGAACGGCATCGTCGACCTCGTCGGCATGACCAGGGCCCACATCGCCGATCCGCATATCGTCGAGAAGATCGAGCGGGGCGAGGAGGAGCGCATCCGACCCTGCGTGGGCGCCACCTATTGCTCCTGGCAGCGGCGCTGCATCCACAACCCTTCGATCGGCAATGAAAGGACCCTGCCCCACCGCATCGTGCCGGCGGCGGCGCGCCGGCGCGTCGTCATCGTCGGCGCCGGCCCCGGCGGCCTGGAGGCGGCCCGCGTCTGTGCGGAACGGGGGCACGAGGTCATCCTGTTCGAGGCCGCCTCGAAGGCGGGCGGCCAGGTGCTGCTGGCCAGCCGCATGCCCCTGCGACGGGATCTCATCGGCATCGTCGACTGGCGTCTCGCCGAGGCCGAGCGGCTGGGCGTGACCTTCCGCTACAACACCTATGCCGACGCGGCGACGGTCGCCGCCCAAGAGCCTGATGTCGTCATCATCGCCACCGGCGGCGTGCCGGACCGGATGGAGGACGAGATTCCCGGAGCGGCGCTCGCCCAGACCGTCTGGGACCTGCTGGAAGCCCCGAAGGCCGCCCAGGGCACCATCCTGTTCTATGACGGCACCGGCAACATCACCGGCGCGGCCGCCGCGGAGATGCTGGCCCGCCAGGGCGCCAGCCTCGTCTATGTCACGCCGGACCATTTCGTCGCGCAGGAGGCGAGCTATCTCGACCGTCCCTTCATCATGCGCGAACTCTACAAGGCGGGCACGCCGATGCATCCGGATCGCCGCCTGCGCCGCATCGCCCGCAGCGGGAACCGGCTCGAGGCGATCTTCGTCAACGAATACAGCGACGCCGAGGAGGCCATCGTCTGCGACACCATCATCGTCGAAGCCGGCACGATCCCGATGGACGAGCTCTATCTCGACATGCGCAGCGCTTCCCGGAACGAGGGCGTCACCGATATCGACGCCTTCATCGCCGGACGAAGGCAGAACCTGCCGCTCAACCCCGAGGGCCGATACGAAGTCCACCGTATCGGCGACGCCGTCTCCTCGCGCGACATCCATGCCGCGATCCTGGACGCCCTGCGACTGTGCCAGAACCTGTAG
- a CDS encoding Gfo/Idh/MocA family oxidoreductase, whose product MQMIDADAVHRLLDYEGLVEALRRAHRGAMPETGEICLSDPGQPAVARHFLALPAWQAGDMLGIKLATSFPENEHLPSIQGLYAAFDGRTGAPILIADGTALTLRKTAADSALGADLLARPDAETMLMIGAGALAPHVIAAFLAVRPGLRRIAIWNRTAARAEQLAARLSIAGVAVAAVADLDAALGEADIVSCATMTASPLVRGGLLKPGAHVDLIGGWHPGMREADDDAIRRSSIYVDSKALSGDCGDIRQPLDQGLLRIEDIRGDLFSLCAGDAPGRAGPDEITLFKNAGGGHLDLFTARHLARRAGIVTAP is encoded by the coding sequence ATGCAGATGATCGATGCCGACGCCGTCCACCGCCTCCTCGACTATGAGGGCCTGGTCGAAGCCTTGCGCCGGGCGCACCGGGGCGCCATGCCCGAGACGGGCGAGATCTGCCTGTCCGATCCCGGGCAGCCCGCCGTCGCGCGGCATTTCCTCGCCTTGCCCGCCTGGCAGGCCGGCGACATGCTCGGCATCAAGCTGGCCACGAGCTTTCCGGAAAACGAGCATCTGCCGTCGATCCAAGGCCTCTATGCCGCTTTCGACGGCAGGACCGGCGCACCGATCCTGATTGCCGACGGCACCGCGCTGACGCTGCGCAAGACGGCGGCGGACTCGGCGCTGGGGGCCGACCTCCTGGCCCGCCCGGACGCGGAAACCATGCTGATGATCGGGGCCGGCGCCCTGGCCCCGCACGTCATCGCCGCCTTCCTCGCCGTCCGCCCCGGCCTGCGCCGCATCGCGATCTGGAACCGGACGGCGGCGCGCGCCGAACAGCTGGCGGCGCGCTTGAGCATCGCGGGTGTCGCCGTCGCGGCCGTCGCCGATCTCGATGCGGCCCTCGGCGAAGCGGACATCGTCTCCTGCGCCACGATGACGGCCTCTCCCCTGGTGCGCGGCGGGCTGCTGAAGCCCGGCGCCCATGTCGACCTGATCGGCGGCTGGCATCCCGGCATGCGGGAAGCGGACGACGACGCCATCCGGCGCAGTTCCATCTATGTCGACAGCAAGGCCTTGAGCGGGGATTGCGGCGATATCCGCCAACCGCTGGACCAGGGCCTCCTGCGTATCGAGGACATCCGGGGCGACCTGTTCTCCCTGTGCGCCGGCGATGCCCCCGGCCGGGCGGGGCCCGATGAGATCACGCTGTTCAAGAACGCTGGCGGCGGCCACCTGGATCTCTTCACCGCCCGCCATCTCGCGAGGCGCGCCGGGATCGTCACGGCGCCGTGA
- a CDS encoding aminotransferase, with the protein MPNDVGSQWNAAELVEAAREHLISPAEEMAKLGTVTRPMLTTGDGVYVTNAQGRRLLDGPAGMWCTQIGYNRREIADAISAQALRLSYNSPWYSVNGPSAELAARIASLTPGDLDHVFFTTGGSSAVDSALRFVQFYNNVLGRPDKKTILCRIDGYHGSTHLTAACSGRAGNRPNFDLALDTVSFLSAPNVYRRPKGMTEADFLEFLIGEFEDRVAAIGPDRIGAFLAEPLLASGGILIPPEGYHRRILDICRRHDILYISDEVVTGFGRCGHWFASEAVFGITPDIITFAKGVTSGYVPLGGFALSDAVLARVSGENAKGSFYTNGYTYSGHPVSCAAALANIEVIERDGILAHVRDIAPYFQEQIRSLKQLPLVGDTRGTGLVACVECVTDPAAPEATDFDKEVSRRIDHHCYELGLIVRPIGNMCVLSPPLVITKAEIDSLIAILRRSIVLTQDELRAEGRWS; encoded by the coding sequence ATGCCCAACGACGTTGGATCGCAGTGGAACGCCGCCGAACTGGTCGAGGCGGCGCGCGAACATCTGATCAGCCCCGCCGAGGAAATGGCCAAGCTCGGCACGGTGACGCGCCCCATGCTGACCACGGGAGACGGCGTCTACGTCACCAATGCGCAGGGCCGCCGGCTGCTCGACGGGCCGGCCGGCATGTGGTGCACCCAGATCGGCTATAATCGGCGCGAGATCGCCGACGCCATTTCGGCGCAGGCGCTGCGCCTGTCCTACAATTCCCCCTGGTATTCGGTGAACGGCCCGTCGGCGGAACTCGCCGCCCGCATCGCCAGCCTCACGCCGGGCGACCTCGACCACGTCTTCTTCACCACCGGCGGCTCGTCGGCGGTCGATTCCGCCCTCCGCTTCGTGCAGTTCTACAACAACGTGCTCGGACGTCCCGACAAGAAGACCATTCTCTGCCGCATCGACGGCTATCACGGCAGCACCCATCTGACGGCCGCCTGCTCGGGACGGGCCGGCAACCGTCCCAATTTCGACCTCGCCCTCGATACGGTCTCCTTCCTGTCGGCGCCCAACGTCTACCGGCGCCCCAAGGGCATGACCGAGGCCGATTTCCTCGAATTCCTCATCGGCGAGTTCGAGGACAGGGTCGCCGCCATCGGCCCCGACCGGATCGGCGCGTTCCTGGCCGAGCCGCTGCTGGCGTCGGGCGGCATCCTCATCCCCCCCGAGGGCTATCATCGGCGCATCCTCGACATCTGCCGCCGCCACGACATCCTCTATATCTCCGACGAGGTCGTGACCGGCTTCGGCCGCTGCGGCCACTGGTTCGCCTCCGAGGCGGTGTTCGGCATCACGCCCGACATCATCACCTTCGCCAAGGGCGTGACGTCGGGCTACGTACCGCTCGGCGGCTTCGCGCTCTCGGATGCCGTGCTGGCGCGGGTGAGCGGGGAGAATGCCAAGGGCAGCTTCTACACCAACGGCTACACCTATAGCGGGCATCCCGTCAGCTGCGCCGCGGCGCTGGCCAATATCGAGGTGATCGAGCGCGACGGCATCCTGGCCCATGTCCGCGACATCGCCCCCTATTTCCAGGAGCAGATCCGGAGCCTGAAGCAGCTGCCGCTCGTCGGCGACACCCGCGGCACCGGGCTGGTCGCCTGCGTCGAATGCGTGACCGACCCCGCCGCGCCGGAGGCGACCGACTTCGACAAGGAGGTCAGCCGAAGGATCGACCATCATTGCTACGAGCTCGGCCTGATCGTCAGGCCGATCGGCAATATGTGCGTTCTCTCGCCGCCGCTGGTGATCACCAAGGCCGAGATCGACAGCCTGATCGCCATCCTGCGCCGCAGCATCGTGCTTACCCAGGACGAGCTGAGGGCCGAAGGCCGCTGGTCCTGA
- a CDS encoding TetR family transcriptional regulator C-terminal domain-containing protein, with protein MAYAKESADKLNHAAERRQELLKGTLSVIARKGLSGITINDIAVEVGCSYGVVNFYFKTKERLLLAALDMLEQEYEAYWQRMMADTASTPADRLRAVIDIDFDRRVATPKNMAVWTAFWAETSRVPAYRARCGELKRRSLQRLTDLVTELAAGRDIGLPAEMIARGFYAISDGCWIYNHVTGEISPADRERDRQLCNAYLARFFPEEFRTLPPPKGTRRPPGDERPSKAGSPRKTAGAPKPKTEPTSARAGTSQE; from the coding sequence ATGGCTTATGCGAAAGAGAGCGCCGACAAGCTGAACCACGCAGCGGAACGGCGCCAGGAACTGCTGAAGGGGACCTTGTCGGTGATCGCCCGCAAGGGCCTGTCGGGCATCACCATCAACGACATCGCGGTCGAGGTGGGCTGCAGCTACGGCGTGGTGAATTTCTATTTCAAGACGAAGGAGCGCCTGCTGCTCGCCGCGCTCGACATGCTCGAGCAGGAATATGAAGCCTATTGGCAGCGGATGATGGCCGATACGGCGTCCACGCCGGCCGATCGCCTGCGCGCCGTCATCGACATCGATTTCGACCGCCGCGTCGCCACGCCCAAGAACATGGCGGTATGGACGGCGTTCTGGGCCGAGACCTCGCGGGTTCCCGCCTATCGGGCCCGATGCGGCGAGCTCAAGCGCCGCTCGCTGCAACGATTGACGGACCTCGTCACCGAACTGGCCGCCGGCCGCGACATCGGGCTTCCCGCCGAGATGATCGCCCGGGGCTTCTACGCGATCAGCGACGGCTGCTGGATCTACAACCATGTGACGGGCGAGATCAGCCCGGCGGACCGCGAGCGCGACCGCCAATTGTGCAACGCCTATCTCGCCCGGTTCTTCCCCGAGGAATTCCGCACCCTGCCCCCGCCGAAGGGGACCCGGCGCCCACCCGGCGACGAGCGGCCGTCCAAGGCCGGATCGCCGCGCAAGACGGCCGGAGCCCCGAAACCCAAGACCGAACCGACCAGCGCACGTGCCGGAACCTCACAGGAGTAG